A region from the Actinomycetes bacterium genome encodes:
- a CDS encoding copper transporter, translating into MINLRYHIVSLVAVFLALAIGIVVGSTVLKEGTVAVLRTTSNGLIKESEQRRAENKLLDERVRAYEAFGTAVLPALARDRLKGRSAVLLDTDRVDDATRKAVEDALKAAGADVDGRITFASDRLGLAAEGDRTALNALLETDQADPVSLRRSLADRLADRLANPARLPRGANRTRDVLTGLDDAKFLADLRLADPTMRDGTVPFPRTGSMFVVIGPTDNPTPLDPLTFLVPLADRLSARSATPVVGVEAAAPDGTSWVEKLRAARDVPDRVSTVDAVDQVYGQVALVEALQRRWQNEPTGHYGTKARVTGLLPESAQK; encoded by the coding sequence GTGATCAACCTGCGGTACCACATCGTGTCGCTGGTCGCGGTCTTCCTGGCCCTGGCCATCGGGATCGTGGTGGGCAGCACCGTTCTCAAGGAGGGCACGGTGGCGGTGCTCCGCACCACCTCGAACGGCCTCATCAAGGAGAGCGAGCAGCGCCGGGCCGAGAACAAGCTCCTGGACGAGCGGGTGCGCGCCTACGAGGCGTTCGGCACCGCCGTCCTGCCCGCCCTCGCCCGCGACCGGCTCAAGGGCAGGTCCGCCGTGCTGCTCGACACCGACCGGGTCGACGACGCGACCCGCAAGGCCGTCGAGGACGCCCTCAAGGCGGCCGGGGCGGACGTGGACGGGCGCATCACCTTCGCGTCGGACCGGCTCGGCCTGGCCGCCGAGGGCGACCGGACCGCGCTCAACGCACTGCTCGAGACCGACCAGGCCGACCCGGTCTCGCTCCGGCGCAGCCTCGCCGACCGGCTCGCGGACCGGCTGGCCAACCCGGCCCGCCTGCCCCGGGGCGCCAACCGGACCAGGGACGTGCTGACCGGCCTCGACGACGCCAAGTTCCTGGCCGACCTCAGACTCGCCGACCCGACGATGCGCGACGGCACCGTCCCGTTCCCCAGGACCGGGTCGATGTTCGTGGTCATCGGGCCGACCGACAACCCGACGCCGCTCGACCCGCTCACCTTCCTGGTCCCGCTCGCCGACCGGCTCTCGGCCCGGTCCGCCACCCCGGTCGTCGGCGTCGAGGCGGCCGCCCCCGACGGCACGTCCTGGGTCGAGAAGCTCCGGGCCGCCCGGGACGTGCCCGACCGCGTCTCCACCGTCGACGCCGTCGACCAGGTCTACGGCCAGGTCGCTCTCGTCGAGGCGCTGCAGCGCCGCTGGCAGAACGAGCCCACGGGGCACTACGGGACCAAGGCCAGGGTCACCGGGCTGCTCCCCGAAAGCGCGCAGAAGTGA
- a CDS encoding NUDIX hydrolase: MTADEASPGFRIVASERPFTGRLISVRVDRIADAEGRESSREVVEHPGAVGALVVDGEGRVLLVDQWRHAVGGRLLEVPAGTYDVHGEPVTEALRRELAEELRVEGGTLTWLTTFYTTPGWSDEVVDIYLAEGVRPIEGEPPPGEWEEAGMEMVALTFDEAVERVAGNPPGDSKTLVALGLYGLMRAGAWAPDQSRAPAPDAPARRVAARPAAAPQPGPRAG, translated from the coding sequence GTGACCGCCGACGAGGCGAGTCCCGGGTTCCGGATCGTCGCCAGCGAGCGCCCGTTCACGGGCCGCCTGATCAGCGTGCGGGTCGACCGGATCGCCGACGCCGAGGGCCGCGAGAGCAGCCGGGAGGTCGTCGAGCACCCTGGCGCGGTCGGCGCCCTGGTGGTGGACGGGGAAGGGCGGGTCCTGCTCGTCGACCAGTGGCGGCACGCGGTCGGCGGCAGGCTGCTCGAGGTGCCGGCCGGGACGTACGACGTGCACGGCGAGCCGGTCACCGAGGCCCTCCGCCGGGAGCTGGCCGAGGAGCTGCGGGTGGAGGGCGGCACCCTGACCTGGCTGACCACGTTCTACACGACTCCGGGCTGGAGCGACGAGGTCGTCGACATCTACCTGGCCGAGGGCGTGCGGCCGATCGAGGGCGAGCCGCCGCCGGGCGAGTGGGAAGAGGCCGGCATGGAGATGGTCGCCCTGACGTTCGACGAGGCGGTCGAGCGGGTGGCCGGCAACCCTCCCGGCGACTCCAAGACGCTGGTCGCGCTCGGGCTCTACGGCCTCATGCGCGCGGGAGCATGGGCGCCTGACCAGTCCCGTGCGCCCGCCCCCGACGCCCCGGCGCGCCGGGTCGCCGCCCGCCCGGCGGCCGCGCCCCAGCCCGGGCCGAGAGCGGGCTGA
- the steA gene encoding putative cytokinetic ring protein SteA: protein MRLVPLRRRQPDPGPGDVVGPVRKDRRTKNLVKRLRAGDVAVIDHADIDRVAAETLVECRPAAVVNVATSISGQYPHAGPMVLVEAGIPLLDDVGEDAFDFLREGDQVRVDPDGVVYRNDSRIAAGEWLQPEDVRKRIDAAKDNLASALEDFTLNTLSYVRRDRDLLLEGIDIPSLKTSMRDRHVLVVVRGHDYKKDLSTLRGYIREFRPVLIGVDGGADALLEEGYKPDVILGDMDSVTSEALSCGAEVVVHAYPDGRAPGKERVEALGITPYVFPGAGTSEDMAMLLAYEADCDLIVAVGSHASMVEFLDKGRPGMASTFLVRLKVGSKLVDAKGVNRLYRQGVRRSDLLLLVAAAMFAMLAISLVSEPVRLVWDQAFELLKAFFDRLTSLF from the coding sequence ATGAGGCTCGTCCCGCTCCGCCGGCGCCAGCCCGACCCGGGCCCGGGCGACGTGGTCGGCCCGGTCCGCAAGGACCGGCGCACCAAGAACCTGGTGAAACGGCTGCGCGCTGGTGACGTGGCCGTGATCGACCACGCCGACATCGACCGGGTGGCGGCCGAGACCCTGGTCGAGTGCCGGCCCGCCGCGGTGGTGAACGTGGCCACCAGCATCTCGGGCCAGTACCCACACGCCGGCCCGATGGTGCTCGTCGAGGCCGGCATCCCGCTCCTCGACGACGTCGGCGAGGACGCCTTCGACTTCCTGCGCGAGGGCGACCAGGTCCGCGTCGACCCGGACGGCGTGGTCTACCGCAACGACAGCCGGATCGCCGCTGGCGAGTGGCTGCAGCCCGAGGACGTCCGCAAGCGGATCGACGCGGCCAAGGACAACCTCGCCTCGGCACTCGAGGACTTCACCCTCAACACCCTCTCCTATGTCCGCCGCGACCGCGACCTGCTGCTCGAGGGGATCGACATCCCCTCCCTCAAGACGTCCATGCGCGACCGCCACGTGCTCGTGGTGGTGCGCGGCCACGACTACAAGAAGGACCTTTCGACCCTGCGCGGCTACATCCGCGAGTTCCGCCCCGTCCTCATCGGGGTCGACGGCGGCGCCGACGCGCTGCTCGAGGAGGGTTACAAACCCGACGTGATCCTCGGTGACATGGACTCGGTGACCAGCGAGGCGCTGTCCTGCGGGGCCGAGGTGGTGGTGCACGCCTACCCGGACGGCCGCGCGCCGGGCAAGGAGCGGGTCGAGGCGCTCGGCATCACCCCATACGTCTTCCCGGGCGCCGGGACCAGCGAGGACATGGCCATGCTGCTCGCCTACGAGGCCGACTGCGACCTGATCGTGGCCGTGGGCAGCCACGCCAGCATGGTCGAGTTCCTGGACAAGGGCCGTCCCGGCATGGCTTCGACGTTCCTCGTCCGGCTCAAGGTGGGCTCGAAGCTGGTGGACGCCAAGGGCGTGAACCGGCTCTACCGCCAAGGGGTGCGCCGCAGCGACCTGCTCCTGCTGGTGGCCGCCGCGATGTTCGCCATGCTGGCGATCTCGCTGGTCTCAGAGCCAGTTCGGCTCGTCTGGGACCAGGCGTTCGAGCTGCTGAAGGCGTTCTTCGACCGGCTCACGTCCCTGTTCTGA
- the ald gene encoding alanine dehydrogenase, whose translation MDVGIPRELKDHEYRVAITPVGVRELADAGHRVLVECNAGVGSSIPDSGFVRAGATILDTADEVWGEADLILKVKEPVPEEFGRLRAGQVLFTYLHLAASREVTEALLKSGTTAVAYETVELDGGRLPLLAPMSEVAGRMAPQVGAHLLERESGGRGVLMGGVSGVAPARVVVLGGGMAGQNAAWIAQGMEAEVIMLDTNIDKLRYVDSIHKGRILTLMSNRQTVEELVLSADLVIGSVLIPGAKAPRLVSREHVKAMKPGAVLVDISIDQGGCFETSHVTTHSDPTYVVDEVVHYCVGNMPGAVPHTSTYALTNVTLPYAVALASAGIEAAVRSDPPLAKGVNVWRGELTSEPVAAAHQLDWRPLEEAMGDGGGGR comes from the coding sequence ATGGACGTAGGCATCCCGCGCGAGCTGAAGGACCACGAGTACCGGGTCGCCATCACCCCGGTCGGGGTGCGCGAGCTCGCCGACGCCGGCCACAGGGTGCTGGTGGAGTGCAACGCCGGCGTGGGGAGCTCCATCCCCGACAGCGGCTTCGTCCGGGCCGGGGCCACCATCCTCGACACCGCCGACGAGGTCTGGGGCGAGGCCGACCTCATCCTCAAGGTGAAGGAGCCGGTGCCCGAGGAGTTCGGCCGGCTGCGTGCCGGCCAGGTGCTGTTCACCTACCTCCACCTGGCCGCGAGCCGCGAGGTCACCGAGGCGCTGCTCAAGTCGGGCACCACTGCGGTCGCCTACGAGACGGTCGAGCTGGATGGCGGCCGCCTCCCGCTGCTGGCCCCGATGAGCGAGGTTGCTGGCCGGATGGCGCCCCAGGTCGGGGCGCACCTGCTGGAGCGCGAGTCGGGCGGCCGGGGCGTGCTCATGGGTGGGGTGAGCGGGGTCGCCCCGGCCCGGGTGGTCGTGCTCGGGGGCGGCATGGCCGGCCAGAACGCCGCCTGGATCGCCCAGGGCATGGAGGCCGAGGTCATCATGCTCGACACCAACATCGACAAGCTCCGCTACGTCGACTCGATCCATAAGGGCCGCATCCTCACCCTCATGTCGAACCGGCAGACGGTCGAGGAGCTGGTCCTCAGCGCCGACCTGGTGATCGGCTCGGTGCTGATCCCAGGGGCCAAGGCGCCCAGGCTGGTGAGCAGGGAGCACGTCAAGGCGATGAAGCCGGGCGCCGTGCTCGTCGACATCTCCATCGACCAGGGTGGCTGCTTCGAGACGAGCCACGTGACGACCCACTCGGACCCCACCTACGTGGTCGACGAGGTGGTCCACTACTGCGTCGGCAACATGCCCGGGGCGGTGCCCCACACCTCCACCTACGCCCTCACCAACGTCACCCTGCCTTACGCGGTCGCCCTCGCCTCGGCCGGGATCGAGGCCGCGGTGCGGTCCGACCCGCCGCTCGCCAAGGGCGTCAACGTCTGGCGAGGCGAGCTGACCTCGGAGCCGGTGGCAGCCGCGCACCAGCTCGACTGGCGGCCGCTCGAGGAGGCCATGGGCGACGGCGGGGGCGGTCGCTGA
- the xerD gene encoding site-specific tyrosine recombinase XerD codes for MSAAASSAVRSFLDYLAVERGLAANTLAAYRRDLYRYAGWLAAAGIDDPTLAGEDDLVAFVGALRAGSTPVGTRYRASSVARSLAAVRGFHRFLVREHLAGADPSRDLGSPKVPAALPKALTVEQVEALLAAVPGDDARALRDRALLETLYAAGLRVSEATGLDVDDVDLDDGTVRAFGKGAKERLVPVGRSARRAVAAYLVRGRPSLAVSGSGPALFLNAAGGRLTRQGCWKILRHHAERAGLPADVSPHVLRHSFATHLLAGGADIRSVQELLGHASLATTQVYTKVTQDRLREVYLRAHPRAGQPGASPQAASSS; via the coding sequence GTGAGCGCGGCCGCCTCCAGCGCGGTCCGGAGCTTCCTGGACTACCTGGCCGTCGAGCGTGGCCTGGCCGCAAACACGCTGGCCGCCTACCGGCGCGACCTGTACCGGTACGCGGGCTGGCTGGCGGCGGCCGGGATCGACGACCCGACGCTGGCCGGCGAGGACGACCTGGTCGCCTTCGTCGGCGCCCTGCGGGCCGGGAGCACGCCGGTCGGCACCCGCTACCGCGCCTCGAGCGTGGCCCGCAGCCTGGCCGCGGTGCGCGGCTTCCACCGGTTCCTGGTCCGCGAGCACCTGGCCGGTGCCGACCCCTCCCGCGACCTGGGCAGCCCGAAGGTCCCGGCCGCGCTGCCCAAGGCGCTCACCGTCGAGCAGGTTGAGGCGCTGCTGGCCGCGGTGCCCGGCGACGACGCCCGCGCCCTGCGCGACCGCGCCCTGCTGGAGACCTTGTACGCGGCCGGCCTGCGGGTCAGCGAGGCGACCGGGCTCGACGTCGACGACGTCGACCTCGACGACGGCACCGTGCGCGCCTTCGGCAAGGGGGCCAAGGAGCGCCTGGTCCCCGTCGGCCGCTCGGCCCGGCGCGCCGTGGCCGCCTACCTCGTCCGCGGCCGCCCCTCCCTGGCCGTGTCCGGGTCGGGGCCGGCGCTGTTCCTCAACGCGGCCGGCGGCCGCCTCACCAGGCAGGGGTGCTGGAAGATCCTCCGTCACCACGCCGAGCGGGCCGGCCTCCCGGCCGACGTGTCGCCCCACGTGCTCCGCCACTCGTTCGCCACCCACCTGCTGGCCGGCGGTGCCGACATCCGCAGCGTCCAGGAGCTGCTCGGACACGCAAGCCTGGCCACGACCCAGGTGTACACGAAGGTCACCCAGGACCGTCTACGAGAGGTCTATCTCCGGGCCCACCCTCGCGCCGGGCAACCAGGTGCTTCACCCCAGGCCGCTTCGAGTTCATGA
- a CDS encoding phosphopentomutase, with the protein MRQGRPARPGKVAVVVCDSLGVGEAPDASDYGDAGANTIGHTAAALGGLRLPTLEAWGIGRLTGIAGVAARDPAAGVVARMAERSAGKDTTTGHWEMMGVVLTSPFPTYPDGFPPEVVDAFSEAIGRGVLGNRPASGTEIIEELGEEHLASGRPIVYTSADSVFQIATHKRVVPLDQLYQWCETARGLLTGEHAVGRVIARPFDGEPGSFVRTKERRDYALPPAGPTVLEAVQKSGVRTLGVGKIEDIFSRRGLDDSDHTGDNQSSLDATVRYLREAAGPTLVFTNLVDFDMVYGHRRDVAGYGRCLEEFDARLPEVVAELGEADWLFLTADHGCDPTAPGTDHTREFTPMVAFSPGGTAGVRLHDRSTFADLGATVADLFGVDPVGPGRSFTGELA; encoded by the coding sequence ATGAGACAGGGGCGCCCGGCCCGTCCGGGCAAGGTGGCCGTGGTCGTCTGCGACTCCCTCGGCGTGGGCGAGGCGCCGGACGCGAGCGACTACGGGGACGCTGGCGCCAACACCATCGGCCACACCGCGGCTGCGCTGGGCGGGCTGCGGCTGCCGACGCTCGAGGCGTGGGGCATCGGGCGGCTCACCGGGATCGCCGGCGTGGCAGCCCGTGACCCGGCCGCCGGGGTGGTGGCCCGCATGGCCGAGCGGTCGGCCGGCAAGGACACCACCACGGGGCACTGGGAGATGATGGGCGTGGTGCTCACCTCGCCGTTCCCCACCTACCCGGACGGCTTCCCGCCCGAGGTGGTCGACGCGTTCAGCGAGGCGATCGGGCGCGGGGTGCTCGGCAACCGTCCCGCCTCCGGCACCGAGATCATCGAGGAGCTGGGCGAGGAGCACCTCGCCTCGGGCAGGCCGATCGTCTACACCTCGGCCGACTCGGTCTTCCAGATCGCCACCCACAAGCGGGTCGTGCCCCTCGACCAGCTCTACCAGTGGTGCGAGACGGCCCGCGGGCTGCTCACCGGGGAGCACGCGGTCGGCCGGGTGATCGCCCGCCCGTTCGACGGCGAGCCCGGCTCGTTCGTCCGCACCAAGGAGCGGCGCGACTACGCGCTGCCGCCTGCCGGGCCCACGGTGCTCGAGGCGGTCCAGAAGTCCGGCGTCCGCACGCTCGGGGTGGGCAAGATCGAGGACATCTTCTCGCGCCGGGGCCTTGACGACTCCGACCACACCGGCGACAACCAGAGCTCGCTCGACGCGACCGTGCGCTACCTGCGCGAGGCGGCCGGTCCGACGCTGGTCTTCACCAACCTGGTCGACTTCGACATGGTCTACGGCCACCGGCGCGACGTGGCCGGCTACGGCCGCTGCCTGGAGGAGTTCGACGCGCGCCTGCCCGAGGTGGTGGCCGAGCTGGGCGAGGCGGACTGGCTGTTCCTGACCGCCGACCACGGCTGCGACCCGACCGCGCCCGGGACCGACCACACCCGGGAGTTCACCCCGATGGTGGCGTTCAGCCCGGGCGGCACCGCCGGCGTGCGCCTGCACGACCGGAGCACCTTCGCCGACCTCGGCGCAACCGTGGCCGACCTGTTCGGCGTCGACCCGGTCGGCCCGGGGAGGAGCTTCACGGGCGAGCTGGCATAG
- a CDS encoding glycosyltransferase family 2 protein: MTGDARSGRAKVDAGGGRARVDALALVPAFNEAERIGATVAALRKVPGVAEVLVVSDGSTDATAARALEAGAHCLDLPRNFGKGGALNAGLAALTGRVREGLSPEPVALLLADADLGDTAALLEALLEPVLAGQADLAVADLPAQPGAKGFGVAIGMARWGMRRVAGRTLAEPLSGQRALRWTAVGELVPFAHGFGVEVAMTLDAVAAGLRVVEVQVDLRHKPTGRTVAGIVHRGRQAGSVARELARHRVWRPAPGADASSGGDASSGGGPAPGAGGPAPGAGGPAPGAGGPAPGAGGPAPGGGGPGRGSDPAEGDQGPAGRGEA, translated from the coding sequence GTGACCGGGGACGCGCGCAGCGGGCGCGCGAAGGTGGACGCGGGCGGCGGGCGCGCCCGGGTGGACGCGCTCGCCCTGGTGCCCGCGTTCAACGAGGCCGAGCGGATCGGGGCGACGGTGGCCGCGCTCCGCAAGGTCCCCGGGGTCGCCGAGGTGCTCGTGGTCAGCGACGGGTCGACCGATGCGACCGCCGCCCGCGCCCTCGAGGCGGGCGCGCACTGCCTCGACCTGCCGCGCAACTTCGGCAAGGGCGGGGCGCTGAACGCGGGGCTGGCCGCGCTCACCGGGCGGGTGCGCGAGGGCCTGTCCCCGGAGCCGGTCGCGCTGCTGCTGGCCGACGCCGACCTCGGCGACACCGCGGCGCTGCTTGAGGCGCTGCTCGAGCCCGTCCTGGCCGGGCAGGCGGACCTGGCAGTGGCCGACCTGCCGGCCCAGCCGGGCGCCAAGGGCTTCGGCGTGGCGATCGGCATGGCCCGCTGGGGCATGCGCCGGGTGGCCGGGCGGACGCTGGCCGAGCCCCTGTCCGGCCAGCGGGCGCTGCGCTGGACGGCCGTTGGCGAGCTCGTCCCCTTCGCTCACGGCTTCGGGGTCGAGGTGGCGATGACCCTGGACGCGGTCGCGGCCGGCCTGCGCGTGGTGGAGGTGCAGGTCGACCTGCGGCACAAGCCGACCGGGCGCACGGTCGCCGGGATCGTGCACCGGGGCAGGCAGGCCGGGTCGGTCGCCCGCGAGCTGGCCCGCCACCGCGTGTGGCGGCCAGCCCCCGGCGCCGACGCGTCCAGCGGCGGCGACGCGTCCAGCGGCGGCGGCCCGGCTCCCGGGGCTGGCGGCCCGGCTCCCGGGGCTGGCGGCCCGGCTCCTGGGGCTGGCGGCCCGGCTCCCGGGGCTGGCGGCCCGGCTCCCGGGGGCGGTGGCCCGGGCCGCGGGAGCGATCCGGCCGAAGGGGACCAGGGCCCGGCCGGGCGCGGGGAGGCGTGA
- a CDS encoding TraR/DksA C4-type zinc finger protein produces MDQQTTHRLHERLAGERDALLKQLDDLGAHRDAEGIRDPELDEGFADAGQAAAERSSLLRLVQSLRDTLRDVDHALDRIEAGTYGTCERCGQPIPDERLEALPAARLCIRCKQQRGRA; encoded by the coding sequence ATGGACCAGCAGACGACGCACCGGCTGCACGAGCGGCTGGCAGGGGAGCGGGACGCGCTGCTGAAGCAGCTCGACGATCTCGGTGCCCACCGCGACGCGGAGGGGATCAGGGACCCCGAGCTGGACGAGGGCTTCGCCGACGCCGGTCAGGCGGCGGCCGAGCGGTCCAGCCTCCTCCGGCTGGTGCAGAGCCTGCGCGACACCCTCCGGGACGTCGACCACGCACTGGACCGCATCGAGGCGGGCACCTACGGCACCTGCGAGCGCTGCGGGCAGCCGATCCCCGACGAGCGGCTCGAGGCGCTGCCCGCCGCCCGGCTCTGCATCCGGTGCAAGCAGCAGCGGGGGCGGGCATGA